The Lacrimispora xylanolytica genome has a segment encoding these proteins:
- a CDS encoding zinc-ribbon domain-containing protein: protein MIIWGFGKVTKNRNGDVMEKDCGYCNTTSMWKLSKNTTWFTLYFIPMIPYRVTYCVECPRCGSYIEISKDKFIEIKNDIKERKNLGYNA from the coding sequence ATGATTATCTGGGGATTTGGTAAAGTAACAAAAAATAGAAATGGTGACGTAATGGAAAAGGACTGCGGATACTGTAATACCACTTCCATGTGGAAGTTAAGTAAAAACACAACCTGGTTCACTTTGTATTTCATTCCGATGATTCCTTATCGTGTAACCTATTGCGTAGAATGTCCCAGATGCGGGAGCTACATAGAAATATCTAAAGATAAATTCATAGAAATAAAAAATGACATTAAAGAGAGAAAGAATCTTGGCTACAATGCCTAA
- a CDS encoding pentapeptide repeat-containing protein, which yields MEKKSLERFREKDIEPCLSDIQLETEAMFQDMKDEFRIHFVREFSKACEAYKKAAPEMIPGYIMIHLLRTDLVQGVYRCPIIFYDRGWYLHGGIWVGELQLGRLFFLYGKLWDKLCQRAKQYVGRVTMPEVDWLMQEMVPYFYRYLRELILYSIGEATETENFLSMPKEEGFQIRTGEYMEPGDLVYQEQQGRNLDEIRKMLTDNQEDSYLFEDYKDMNLSNTLLYCHNFHYSDFRRGLLKNTNFNFSRLIGSRFRYCNMEGASLSGCMLHNTDFTGADLKNANFSYGLSYHGKSELEPWQQEGYTGSSFRDCDLRGASFFRGVFMGADFRNAIMEGCNFNEAALYDSRFTKKQISEANLSRDQLEQILLEV from the coding sequence ATGGAGAAAAAATCATTAGAGCGTTTTAGGGAAAAAGATATAGAACCGTGTTTATCGGATATACAGTTAGAGACAGAAGCTATGTTTCAGGATATGAAGGATGAGTTTCGTATTCATTTTGTCAGAGAATTTTCAAAGGCTTGTGAAGCTTACAAAAAAGCCGCACCAGAAATGATTCCAGGATATATAATGATTCATTTATTAAGAACGGATTTGGTTCAGGGTGTATATCGTTGTCCTATTATCTTTTACGATCGTGGCTGGTATTTACATGGTGGAATATGGGTAGGTGAGCTTCAACTGGGCAGGCTGTTCTTCCTCTATGGAAAGCTCTGGGACAAACTTTGTCAAAGGGCAAAACAATACGTAGGGCGTGTAACAATGCCAGAGGTTGATTGGTTGATGCAGGAAATGGTCCCATATTTTTACCGGTATTTAAGAGAACTTATACTTTACTCCATTGGAGAGGCAACAGAAACAGAGAATTTTTTAAGTATGCCTAAGGAAGAAGGCTTTCAGATTAGAACAGGAGAATACATGGAGCCTGGAGATCTGGTTTATCAGGAACAGCAAGGTAGGAATCTGGACGAAATAAGAAAAATGCTTACTGATAATCAGGAAGATTCTTATTTGTTTGAAGATTATAAAGATATGAATTTAAGCAATACATTGCTTTACTGCCATAATTTTCACTATTCTGATTTTCGGCGTGGTTTACTTAAAAATACCAACTTTAACTTTAGCCGTCTGATTGGGTCCCGGTTCCGATACTGCAACATGGAAGGAGCTTCCCTTTCAGGCTGCATGTTACATAATACAGATTTTACCGGAGCGGATCTAAAGAATGCTAACTTCTCCTACGGCCTCAGTTATCATGGAAAAAGTGAGCTAGAACCATGGCAGCAGGAGGGGTATACCGGAAGCAGCTTTAGAGATTGTGATTTACGGGGAGCCAGCTTTTTTAGAGGAGTATTTATGGGGGCTGATTTTCGTAATGCAATCATGGAAGGTTGTAATTTTAATGAGGCTGCCTTATATGATAGCCGTTTTACAAAGAAACAGATATCAGAAGCTAATCTTAGCAGAGATCAACTTGAACAGATTCTTCTGGAGGTGTAA
- a CDS encoding pentapeptide repeat-containing protein — translation MDLLENLKRYTDYSTGISKEPCELLYEDICLDNIIFTNYDLNNSKFLEVNFKKCNFAEVYLSGASLCGSFFDECVFENNIFRKGMADYARFLKSDIKNIDAFRTSFYETSFEHLRIENSMFKNCHIGHAKFKNVIFEKTDLSRTNFNNSVFDNVIFQNCYLYETQFKDLMGLEKTMFYNTSIMIDGELRTISGNKVKEVIII, via the coding sequence ATGGATTTATTGGAAAATTTAAAACGGTATACTGACTATTCAACGGGTATATCTAAGGAACCATGTGAACTTTTATATGAAGATATATGTCTTGATAACATTATTTTTACAAATTACGACTTGAATAATAGCAAATTTTTGGAAGTGAATTTTAAAAAATGCAATTTTGCAGAGGTTTATTTAAGTGGTGCCTCTTTGTGTGGCAGCTTTTTTGATGAATGTGTATTTGAAAATAATATATTTCGAAAAGGAATGGCTGACTATGCTAGATTCTTAAAGTCAGATATTAAGAATATTGATGCATTTAGAACAAGTTTTTATGAAACAAGCTTTGAGCATTTAAGAATAGAGAATTCGATGTTTAAAAATTGCCATATTGGACATGCAAAATTTAAAAATGTAATATTTGAAAAAACAGATTTAAGTAGAACAAATTTTAATAATTCTGTATTTGATAATGTGATATTTCAGAATTGTTATTTATATGAAACACAGTTTAAAGATCTTATGGGTTTAGAAAAAACAATGTTTTATAATACAAGCATTATGATTGATGGAGAACTAAGAACTATATCAGGTAACAAGGTAAAAGAAGTAATAATCATATAA
- a CDS encoding IS110 family transposase, whose product MQRRENLLYVGIDLHKETHTAVMVNCWNEKLEVVVIENKPSEFKKLAEKVNRKSSILGLNPIYGLENAYGYGRSLAVWLIENGYIVKDINPALAYDQRKSAPMYRKNDEYDAYCVGTVLINQLHTLPDAKPKDNEWTLAQLVNRRDLLVKDGIRFKNGLHEQISMAYPSYSKFFSEIDGKCAMYFWKTYPSPVHLREKTAEELTMEFKEMSPIIRKDKAELILDCIHNDGDTFREYQESRDFITISLVRDLEHQKEELAGLDKEIEKILLSFDYKLTSMPGIGTSIASKLIAEIGDIRRFSNADKLARFAGVAPVKFSSAGKGKEQSSRQGNRQLHGLFYFLAVTMVSRPKNGAPNHPVFYDYYMRKIGEGKTKSQALVCIMRRLVNIVYGMMKNKTEYREPLPEKE is encoded by the coding sequence TTGCAGAGAAGAGAAAATTTGCTTTATGTAGGGATTGACCTGCATAAGGAAACCCATACCGCAGTGATGGTGAACTGCTGGAATGAAAAGTTAGAGGTTGTTGTGATAGAAAACAAGCCCAGTGAATTTAAAAAGCTGGCAGAAAAGGTGAACAGAAAATCCAGTATTCTTGGATTAAATCCCATTTATGGGCTAGAGAATGCTTACGGTTATGGTAGAAGCTTAGCTGTTTGGCTCATTGAAAATGGATATATCGTAAAAGACATCAATCCTGCCCTGGCTTATGACCAGAGAAAAAGTGCACCCATGTATCGAAAAAATGATGAGTATGATGCGTATTGCGTGGGAACGGTTCTGATTAACCAGTTACATACCTTGCCAGATGCAAAACCAAAAGATAACGAATGGACGCTGGCACAGCTGGTGAATCGCAGAGATTTACTGGTGAAAGACGGTATCCGGTTTAAGAATGGACTCCATGAGCAGATATCCATGGCATATCCCAGTTACAGTAAGTTCTTCAGCGAGATAGACGGGAAATGTGCCATGTATTTCTGGAAGACCTACCCGTCCCCTGTCCATTTGCGAGAGAAGACGGCTGAAGAACTAACGATGGAATTCAAAGAAATGTCTCCGATAATCAGGAAAGATAAAGCGGAGTTGATTTTGGACTGTATTCATAATGATGGAGATACCTTTCGGGAATATCAGGAATCCAGAGATTTTATAACAATAAGTCTTGTAAGAGACTTGGAACATCAGAAAGAAGAATTGGCAGGGCTTGATAAAGAAATCGAGAAAATCCTGCTTAGTTTTGATTATAAACTGACCAGTATGCCTGGAATCGGAACTTCTATTGCCAGCAAACTGATTGCAGAAATCGGAGATATCCGAAGATTTTCCAATGCAGATAAGCTGGCAAGATTCGCAGGAGTGGCCCCTGTGAAGTTCAGTTCTGCCGGAAAAGGCAAGGAACAAAGCTCCAGACAAGGGAATCGTCAGTTACATGGACTGTTTTATTTCCTGGCGGTAACCATGGTGTCCAGACCAAAGAACGGAGCACCCAATCATCCGGTATTTTATGACTATTACATGCGAAAAATCGGTGAAGGAAAGACAAAGTCTCAGGCACTGGTCTGCATCATGCGCCGTTTGGTGAACATAGTGTACGGAATGATGAAAAATAAGACGGAATACAGAGAACCATTGCCAGAAAAAGAATAG
- a CDS encoding DUF7674 family protein, giving the protein MNVKTEEFLGVMLDFISSSKDEYEKSVEDNGEVLETVIIEDVFMPKVLKLLVEEKNVNLLKYIFDYFVEVSNCGDAHLLNTFSVTVLEMLGNDRDVLRIAQKYMGPKTIQLQIEADRCLGRIDI; this is encoded by the coding sequence ATGAACGTGAAAACAGAAGAGTTTTTAGGTGTTATGTTGGATTTTATCTCTTCATCAAAAGATGAATACGAGAAATCTGTTGAAGATAATGGTGAAGTTTTAGAAACAGTTATAATTGAAGATGTCTTTATGCCCAAAGTGCTAAAGTTATTGGTTGAAGAAAAAAATGTCAATTTATTAAAGTATATCTTTGATTATTTTGTAGAGGTTTCTAATTGTGGTGATGCGCACTTGTTAAATACCTTCTCTGTTACAGTGCTTGAAATGTTGGGTAACGATAGAGATGTTTTAAGAATTGCTCAAAAATACATGGGACCCAAAACAATTCAATTACAAATAGAAGCTGATAGATGCTTAGGGAGAATAGATATTTAA
- a CDS encoding M28 family peptidase, with amino-acid sequence MKSSQYITQLSLKDPAERREALKTVLKQEELSFYTQEEEPSSKAPKGIINILLTPWSNDPGLLFCAHYDAVPGSFGANDNAASLCILIELAKVLKEKNISARIVFFDGEETGNTGSKLFVASKEMESITGVVNLDVCGFGDTIAVYDRGNAKKEPVRSFCSKTILDSHNGLLVKYLPPSDEASFTGRRVPAISVAIIPHWDIQYLSALSQMGSGILGRPPEFDMILSQMEVTTTMHGGYRDSPEWVQKEAMNRIYRYLLEAIMTRPERKKGWFQGWGISSPSTFNTRNNMD; translated from the coding sequence ATGAAGTCGAGCCAGTATATCACTCAATTATCTTTAAAGGATCCGGCTGAAAGACGGGAGGCTTTAAAGACAGTTCTAAAACAGGAGGAGCTTTCTTTTTACACTCAGGAAGAAGAACCTTCTTCCAAAGCCCCAAAAGGAATTATAAACATTCTTTTAACTCCCTGGAGCAACGATCCGGGATTATTGTTCTGCGCCCATTATGATGCTGTTCCCGGAAGTTTTGGTGCGAATGACAACGCTGCTTCTTTATGCATTTTAATTGAGCTTGCAAAGGTATTAAAGGAGAAGAATATCTCTGCCAGAATCGTATTTTTTGACGGAGAGGAAACTGGTAATACAGGCAGTAAGCTCTTCGTCGCCAGCAAAGAGATGGAGAGTATTACAGGGGTAGTGAATTTAGATGTTTGTGGTTTTGGGGATACCATCGCAGTCTATGACCGTGGAAATGCAAAAAAGGAGCCTGTCCGCTCCTTTTGTTCTAAAACTATTTTGGATTCTCACAATGGACTTCTCGTGAAATACCTTCCTCCCAGCGACGAAGCTTCTTTTACAGGGAGACGGGTTCCAGCCATCAGCGTTGCTATCATTCCTCACTGGGACATCCAGTATTTAAGCGCCTTGTCCCAGATGGGAAGTGGCATACTAGGACGACCTCCGGAGTTTGACATGATCTTATCCCAGATGGAGGTCACCACAACCATGCACGGCGGATACCGGGATTCTCCGGAATGGGTTCAAAAAGAGGCTATGAACCGGATTTACCGATATTTACTGGAGGCGATTATGACTCGTCCGGAGAGAAAAAAGGGCTGGTTTCAGGGCTGGGGCATAAGCTCACCTAGCACTTTCAACACCAGAAACAATATGGATTAA
- a CDS encoding YhcH/YjgK/YiaL family protein, translated as MIFGNIQNSMLETELALLPKPLRDAICFLRDHDMAAHEPGVFEIDLSGVSAVLQVLDLTTAPREHLRPEVHRKNIDVQFLAFGGPEEAGFYSDNGTGIVDEDLLDTPRDILFYKNDGDAPEGRIRLMTGSFAIYFPWDVHIPAIQVGDQSAPLRKIVIKVPLDSCLDEVGLAGSGLVKNGFSDALSQEKPL; from the coding sequence ATGATTTTCGGAAACATACAAAATTCCATGCTGGAAACAGAGCTTGCCCTTTTACCAAAGCCCCTTCGTGATGCCATCTGTTTTTTAAGAGACCATGATATGGCTGCTCATGAGCCTGGTGTATTTGAGATTGACTTATCCGGAGTATCGGCGGTGCTTCAGGTTCTTGATTTAACCACAGCACCCAGAGAACATCTTCGCCCGGAGGTCCACAGAAAGAACATTGATGTCCAGTTTCTGGCTTTTGGCGGACCGGAAGAAGCTGGATTTTACAGCGATAACGGCACTGGTATTGTTGATGAAGATCTTCTTGATACGCCAAGAGATATTTTGTTCTATAAAAATGATGGAGATGCACCGGAAGGTCGAATCCGTCTGATGACGGGTTCGTTTGCTATTTATTTTCCATGGGATGTTCACATTCCTGCGATTCAGGTGGGTGATCAGTCTGCTCCCCTTCGTAAAATCGTGATTAAGGTGCCCTTGGATAGTTGTTTGGATGAAGTCGGTTTAGCTGGAAGCGGTTTAGTTAAAAACGGCTTCTCAGACGCCTTATCCCAGGAGAAACCACTATGA
- a CDS encoding GntR family transcriptional regulator: MPLLPLQKISPRKGSEDARQYAYRVLRYFILNLHLPPGRKMNEIEFADALGISRTPVHDTLYKLSRKSLVDIIPQKGAFVSKIDTRRLEQTLWIHNQLGTAMIKNIFIRNVKGSQFDVLYLVLKEMEDHLSQGDLSQSARLIMDYYKLLYELGGKMDYIWESVQIAGMDLQRFLYLSAKDITATKEFLSDLTDLSDAMAGRDTDRACSIYHHHLSKIFLLLPAMMEENPHYFTDQRSKDSDELSDSTP, from the coding sequence ATGCCACTCTTACCACTTCAGAAAATATCCCCCCGGAAAGGAAGCGAGGACGCCAGGCAGTACGCCTACCGGGTGCTTAGATATTTCATTCTGAATCTCCATCTTCCCCCCGGAAGGAAGATGAATGAAATTGAATTTGCCGATGCACTTGGTATCAGCCGTACGCCGGTCCACGATACGCTATATAAACTCTCCAGAAAAAGTCTGGTGGATATTATTCCCCAAAAAGGTGCTTTCGTCTCTAAAATAGATACCAGAAGGCTGGAGCAGACCCTTTGGATTCATAACCAGCTGGGTACTGCCATGATAAAAAATATTTTTATCCGCAATGTAAAAGGTTCTCAGTTTGACGTTTTATACCTTGTCTTAAAGGAGATGGAAGACCATCTTTCCCAGGGAGATTTGTCCCAGTCAGCCAGACTGATCATGGATTATTACAAGCTTTTATACGAGCTTGGGGGAAAGATGGATTATATTTGGGAGTCCGTCCAGATCGCCGGCATGGATTTACAAAGGTTTCTTTATCTATCCGCCAAGGACATCACTGCAACCAAGGAATTTCTGTCGGATCTCACTGACCTTTCAGATGCTATGGCCGGGAGGGATACGGATCGGGCATGCAGCATTTATCATCATCATTTATCAAAGATCTTTCTCCTGCTTCCAGCTATGATGGAAGAAAATCCCCATTACTTTACAGACCAAAGGAGCAAAGATTCAGACGAACTATCTGACAGCACACCATAA
- a CDS encoding hydantoinase/oxoprolinase family protein has translation MGRSVRMGIDVGGTHTKAVAIDNATHEIIGKSSVKTTHDDPRGVAAGVVRSFQNCLKENEISPDDVVFVAHSTTQATNALIEGDVAKVGVIGMAKGGFEGFLAKRQTKIADIDLGNQKKINIVNEFINVKKMNRSMVSSTIDSMKQSGAQVFVSSMAFGVDDGGPEQEVYEAASEKGIPTTMASDITKLYGLTRRTRTAAINASILPKMLDTASSTENSVREAGVNVPLMIMRGDGGVMEISEMKKRPVLTMLSGPAASVMGSLMYLRASNGVYFEVGGTTTNIGVIKNGRPAIDYSIVGGHPTYISSLDVRVLGVAGGSMVRANKQGIVDVGPRSAHIAGLDYSVFTDTDKIKGPKVEFFSPKPGDPDDYVRIRMEDGSAVTITNSCAANVLGLVKKEHFSYGNVESAQKAMKALADYCNTTVEDIARQIMEKAYLKIEPVILELAEKYKLEKDQISLVGVGGGAASLIIYFSEKMGVKYSIPENAEVISSIGVALSMVRDVVERIIPSPSKEDIKSLKNEALNKAIESGATAESVEIHIEIDPQTSKVTAIATGSTEVKTADLLKECDETEARHLAAEDMRIPDESAKLLASSDYFYIYGDQSEADGAGAIRIIDKKGFIKVQRGRGMSLKTTAEGCIEGMKKLWEDLAVYQTDLIIRPDYYLCMGARVMDFAAQDFEQLELLIDLELSSLEANEEVLVVAANRKQS, from the coding sequence ATGGGAAGATCAGTAAGAATGGGCATCGATGTGGGAGGCACCCATACCAAAGCAGTTGCTATTGATAACGCCACCCACGAAATCATTGGGAAATCTTCGGTGAAAACGACACATGATGATCCCAGAGGCGTAGCGGCAGGAGTCGTTCGATCATTTCAGAACTGTTTAAAGGAAAATGAAATCAGCCCCGATGATGTTGTCTTCGTTGCACACTCCACCACACAGGCCACCAATGCCTTGATTGAAGGAGACGTTGCCAAAGTAGGAGTTATCGGTATGGCAAAAGGCGGATTTGAAGGCTTTCTTGCAAAAAGACAGACGAAAATCGCTGATATCGATTTGGGAAATCAGAAAAAGATTAATATAGTAAATGAATTTATCAACGTAAAGAAAATGAACCGTTCCATGGTAAGCAGCACCATCGATTCCATGAAACAGTCAGGCGCACAGGTATTTGTCTCTTCCATGGCATTTGGAGTAGATGACGGAGGCCCGGAGCAGGAGGTTTATGAAGCAGCCAGCGAAAAGGGAATCCCAACCACTATGGCTTCTGATATTACAAAGCTCTATGGACTGACAAGACGTACCAGAACAGCAGCAATCAATGCCTCTATCCTTCCAAAGATGCTGGATACCGCAAGCTCTACGGAAAATTCCGTAAGAGAAGCAGGCGTTAACGTTCCCCTTATGATCATGAGAGGTGACGGCGGTGTTATGGAAATTTCTGAGATGAAGAAACGTCCGGTTCTTACCATGCTTTCCGGCCCGGCAGCTTCTGTTATGGGATCTCTTATGTACCTTCGTGCAAGTAACGGTGTTTATTTCGAGGTTGGTGGAACCACAACAAACATCGGTGTTATTAAAAATGGCCGTCCAGCCATTGATTATTCCATCGTAGGAGGACACCCCACTTATATTTCCTCCCTTGACGTACGGGTTCTCGGCGTGGCAGGCGGTTCCATGGTGCGTGCCAATAAACAGGGAATCGTTGATGTAGGACCTCGTTCTGCTCATATCGCAGGACTTGACTATTCCGTATTTACAGACACAGATAAAATCAAAGGGCCAAAGGTAGAGTTCTTCTCTCCAAAGCCTGGTGATCCAGATGATTATGTAAGAATCCGCATGGAAGACGGCTCTGCCGTTACCATTACCAACTCCTGTGCAGCCAATGTACTTGGGCTTGTAAAGAAAGAGCATTTCTCCTACGGAAATGTGGAATCAGCCCAAAAGGCCATGAAAGCCCTTGCAGATTACTGCAATACTACGGTAGAAGACATTGCCAGACAGATTATGGAGAAGGCTTATTTGAAAATTGAGCCGGTAATCCTTGAGCTGGCTGAAAAATACAAACTGGAAAAAGATCAGATTTCACTGGTAGGAGTAGGCGGAGGAGCCGCTTCCCTCATCATTTATTTCAGCGAAAAGATGGGAGTCAAATACTCCATTCCAGAAAATGCAGAAGTTATTTCCTCCATTGGAGTTGCACTCTCCATGGTCAGAGACGTGGTAGAGCGTATCATTCCTTCCCCGTCAAAAGAGGACATCAAGTCCCTTAAAAATGAGGCCTTAAACAAAGCCATCGAATCAGGTGCAACGGCTGAATCGGTAGAGATTCATATTGAAATCGATCCTCAGACCTCTAAGGTAACTGCTATTGCCACCGGTTCTACGGAAGTAAAAACGGCCGATCTTTTAAAAGAGTGTGATGAAACCGAAGCCCGTCACCTGGCAGCCGAGGATATGAGAATCCCAGATGAGTCAGCCAAGCTTCTTGCAAGCTCCGATTATTTCTATATATATGGAGATCAGTCGGAAGCAGATGGAGCAGGTGCCATTCGAATTATTGATAAAAAAGGATTCATAAAGGTTCAGCGAGGCCGTGGTATGAGTCTTAAGACAACGGCAGAAGGCTGTATCGAAGGTATGAAAAAGCTTTGGGAAGACCTGGCCGTATACCAGACAGACCTTATTATACGTCCTGATTATTACCTTTGTATGGGCGCCCGCGTCATGGACTTTGCCGCTCAGGACTTTGAGCAGCTGGAGCTTCTGATTGATCTGGAGCTTTCCTCCCTGGAAGCCAATGAAGAGGTTCTTGTAGTAGCAGCCAACAGAAAACAGAGCTAA
- a CDS encoding GntR family transcriptional regulator — protein MGETDNSQVEPIYDILRTDILDLRLRPGMIFSIKDISESYQVGRTPVRDALISLSKEGLITFLPQRGTMISKIDYDKVRNERFLRTCVEENVMMEFMAVCNLKTITALEMSLERQEKLEKSGDIRAFLSEDNYFHSIFYDGANKGYCNDILTANSGHYRRIRLLFMADSGIEKGIVKQHRELVDAILAKDTERLHAILNHHLNRLVSKERPLVAKYAELFDHEQTEVRRTADMLGVDFLVDTKLKYHT, from the coding sequence ATGGGCGAAACAGACAACAGCCAGGTAGAACCTATTTATGATATTTTGCGGACGGATATACTGGATTTAAGGCTGCGCCCTGGAATGATTTTTAGCATTAAGGACATCAGCGAATCCTATCAGGTTGGCAGAACCCCAGTGCGTGATGCACTCATAAGTCTTTCCAAAGAAGGGCTTATTACCTTTCTGCCCCAAAGGGGAACCATGATATCCAAAATCGATTATGATAAGGTTAGGAACGAACGGTTTTTAAGAACCTGTGTGGAAGAGAATGTCATGATGGAATTCATGGCAGTGTGCAACTTAAAAACAATTACCGCTCTTGAGATGTCTTTAGAGAGACAGGAAAAGTTAGAAAAGTCGGGTGATATCCGTGCCTTCCTTTCTGAGGATAATTATTTTCATTCCATCTTCTACGATGGAGCCAATAAAGGGTACTGTAATGATATCCTGACTGCCAATTCCGGCCATTACCGGAGAATCCGGCTTCTTTTTATGGCGGATTCCGGAATTGAAAAAGGAATTGTCAAGCAGCACAGGGAATTAGTAGATGCCATACTTGCCAAGGATACGGAACGCCTTCATGCCATTTTGAACCATCATTTAAACCGACTGGTGAGTAAGGAAAGGCCTCTGGTGGCAAAATATGCGGAATTATTTGACCATGAGCAGACCGAAGTCCGGCGGACAGCTGATATGCTGGGCGTAGATTTTCTTGTAGACACAAAACTCAAATATCATACATAA